The nucleotide sequence CGCTGAGGCTTGCGGTCCAGCCCCGGCCGAGGTCGCGGCGGGCCTCGATGTCGAGGAAGTTGGTGCCCGCGCCGCCGCCGCCGAGGAGATCGGCCATGTGGCCGCCGAGGATGCTGCGTTTCTCTTCGAGGCGGCCGAGGCCGGCGGACAGCCAGGTGCGGCCGAAGCTGCGATCGAGCGACATGCTGGTCCAACGGTAGGGCGCGCCGAGGGCACCAGTGCGGATTTCGCTGTAGACCTCGCCGGTCTCGCCCGAGAGGGTCATTCCGACTGGTCCGAGGTTGCGGCGGACGGCGAGCGCGCCACCGCGCCGGGCATCGAAGCCGGGATTGCCGGCAATGTCGCGGGCGACCAGGAAGGCGCCGGAATTGGCACCCGAAAGGCGCCGCTCCATCGCCTTGGCGCCCTCGGCGAAGCCGAGCGCGATGGCGGTGCGATCGTCGAGCCGGGCCACGGCCGAGCCGGCGACCAGCCGCGCCTTGCGCATGTCCTCGGGGCCGATCCCGGTCTGGCGGAGGGAGAAGCCGGCGCCGTTGCGATTCTCGGCGACGGTCATGGCGATGCTGACGGGGCCGGCCTGGCCGCCGGCGACCTGGATCGAGCCGCCGAGCGCCCGGTGCAGCGGCTCGGTGCGCGGGGCGCTGCGGATGCCGCGCGCGAGATCGACCGCGAACGCGCGCGAATAGCCGTCGAGGACGATCGCGCCGAGGCCGTTCCCGCCGACCGGCGGGGCATCGCCGGAGGCGGGCGGTGCACTCGACGACCCGGTGATGGGCTCGCCGCTGCCGGCAAGGGTCATGGACCCGATCGGCTGCATGGCGCGGGTGACGTTGAGCCGGCCGCGGCCGAAGATGCTGTCGGTGCCTGCCACGCCGAGGTCGTCGGCGCTGCGGAAGAGGATGTCGACGATCTGCGCGCCGGTGAGATTGGGAAAGGCCGAGGCGAGGAGGGCGACGGCGCCGCTGACGGTCGGGGCGGCGAAGCTGGTGCCGCTCCAGCGGGTCCAGGCGCCGTCCTTGTCGACCGTCCGCACGCCGGAGCCAATCGCCGCCAGATAGTTGCTGGCGGCGGTGCCGGCGCGATTGCTGAAGGAGGAGAGCTGGTCGAGGCCGACGGTCGACCCGCCGCTCATCGAACCGACCGAGCCGGCGATGATCACCTGACCCGGGAAGTAGCCGGCGGGCACGGCGGCGAAAGGATCGGCGTTCACGCCCTCGGGCTTGTCGCCGTCATTGCCGGCGGAAATGACGATCACCACGCCCTTGTTCACGGCACGCTGGAGGGCCGCGATGAGGGTCGAGCCCGGGGCCGAGCCACCGAGCGACATGTTGATGACCCGCGCTCCGGCGGCGACCGCCGCATCGACGCCGCGCGCGATGCTCGAGTCGGCGAAGGAGCAGCCGTCTCCTTCCGTGTCGGTGCAGCTGCCAGGCGTGTCGGCACGAAGGGCGATGATGGTCGAGTCGAAGGCGACCCCATGCATGTAGTTGCCGTCATTGTTGGCGGCGATGACTCCGGCGACGGCGGTGCCGTGGCCCTTGTCGTCGCCCATCGACCGTCCGCCGGTGGTGACGTCGCGGCTGGCCGAATCGATCCGGCCTGCGAACTCCGACAGGGTCGTATTGATGCCGCTGTCGATCACGCCGACCTTGATGCCCTGGCCGGTGGCGCCCTTGTTGTAGGCCGCGATCGCACCCGAGGCGACCGCCGCGTTCGAGTAGCTGTACTCGGGCGTGTTGTAGTTGACCGTGGTGACCGGCGGCGGAGCCGGGGTCGGAGTCGGAGTGGGCGACGGGGTTGGCGTCGGCGCGGGCGTGGGCGCCGGAGCCGGGGTGGCGCTGGTCGGGGGCGGCGGAGTTGAGCCGACGCTGCCGCCGCCACCGCCGCCACCGCAGGCGGACAGGCTCAGCATCACGAGGCTTGCGGATGTTCCAAGCAGCGCCTTGCGCATTGTTCGTCGACCTTCCCGATAAAGACGCAACTGACTAAGATTGAACGACTTTTCTTGTAGCAGAATATGCTTAACAAAAGCTTTCGTTTTGCTGAGAGACGGATCCGACGCTAGGAACCGCGCCTATGGCTGGTTTCCCGATCTCTCCCGCGCACCAGGCGCGCTTCGGCCATGTCGAGAGCTGGATCTTCGATCTCGACAACTGCCTTTATCCGGCCTCGACCGGACTGTTCGCGCTGATCGACGAGCGGATGGGCGCCTACATCCAGCGCCTGCTGGGCGTGGAAGCGGAGGAGGCGCGGCGGATCCAGAAGCATCATTTCCATACCCATGGGACGACGCTGGCCGGGCTGATGAAGGAGCATGGGGTCGATCCCCACGACTTCCTTGACGACGTCCACGCTATTGCGCTCGACCGAGTCGGAGCGAACGAGCGGCTGGCGCGGGGGCTGGGCAGGCTGCCGGGACGCAAGTTCGTCTTCACCAATGGCGACGCGCCCTACGCCCGGCGGGTGCTGGAGCGAATCGGAATCCACGACCAGTTCGAGCATCTGCACGACATCCACGCCTGCGAGCTGAGGCCGAAGCCGCAGGCCCACGGCTATGAGTTGCTGTGCGCACGCATGGGCATCGATCCGACGCGCGCCTGCATGGTGGAAGACATGGCGCAGAACCTGCGGCCGGCGAAGGCGCTGGGGATGACGACGGTGTGGGTGGACAATGGCTCGGAGCGCGGCAATCACGACTGCGACCCCGGCCATATCGACCTGACGATCACCGACGTCGCCGAATGGCTGCACGAGCTTCTGGAGGAATAATGATCGACCTTGCCGCCATCATCGACCGCGCCTGGGAGGCACGCGACAC is from Sphingomonas sp. LHG3406-1 and encodes:
- a CDS encoding S8 family peptidase, whose protein sequence is MRKALLGTSASLVMLSLSACGGGGGGGSVGSTPPPPTSATPAPAPTPAPTPTPSPTPTPTPAPPPVTTVNYNTPEYSYSNAAVASGAIAAYNKGATGQGIKVGVIDSGINTTLSEFAGRIDSASRDVTTGGRSMGDDKGHGTAVAGVIAANNDGNYMHGVAFDSTIIALRADTPGSCTDTEGDGCSFADSSIARGVDAAVAAGARVINMSLGGSAPGSTLIAALQRAVNKGVVIVISAGNDGDKPEGVNADPFAAVPAGYFPGQVIIAGSVGSMSGGSTVGLDQLSSFSNRAGTAASNYLAAIGSGVRTVDKDGAWTRWSGTSFAAPTVSGAVALLASAFPNLTGAQIVDILFRSADDLGVAGTDSIFGRGRLNVTRAMQPIGSMTLAGSGEPITGSSSAPPASGDAPPVGGNGLGAIVLDGYSRAFAVDLARGIRSAPRTEPLHRALGGSIQVAGGQAGPVSIAMTVAENRNGAGFSLRQTGIGPEDMRKARLVAGSAVARLDDRTAIALGFAEGAKAMERRLSGANSGAFLVARDIAGNPGFDARRGGALAVRRNLGPVGMTLSGETGEVYSEIRTGALGAPYRWTSMSLDRSFGRTWLSAGLGRLEEKRSILGGHMADLLGGGGAGTNFLDIEARRDLGRGWTASLSARRGWTSFAGGSFTSGAYGFDLAKTGLLTGDDLFGLRLSQPLRIDGGGFAVSLPTSYDYGTLTPGYSIVRSSLVPRGREVDAELSYQRRMLATGWLGGNLFVRRQPGHIAAADADVGGAVRFSLGF
- a CDS encoding pyrimidine 5'-nucleotidase, with amino-acid sequence MAGFPISPAHQARFGHVESWIFDLDNCLYPASTGLFALIDERMGAYIQRLLGVEAEEARRIQKHHFHTHGTTLAGLMKEHGVDPHDFLDDVHAIALDRVGANERLARGLGRLPGRKFVFTNGDAPYARRVLERIGIHDQFEHLHDIHACELRPKPQAHGYELLCARMGIDPTRACMVEDMAQNLRPAKALGMTTVWVDNGSERGNHDCDPGHIDLTITDVAEWLHELLEE